The following nucleotide sequence is from Brachyspira suanatina.
CTACATTATTAATAATTTTTTTCATGAGTACCCCATTATTTTTTATTTTTATAATATATTATGTTACTTATATATTATAAAACACATAGATCTTTTTGCAATAGATATACAAAGAATTTGTTTATAATTAGTTTAAAAATTAATTATGAAGCAAGGATTTGTATTATATGAAAAATACAGTATTTTTATATATGATTATTTTTTTATAAATTTCTTAAATTTGCTTGCAATTATTGAATAATAATAGTATTATTAGTGGAAGTTAATATATTAAGGGGTTGTATAATGCTCAAGAAAATATTTATCGTAACATTAATGTTTGCATTTTCTTTATCATCTGTTTTTGCTCAAGATACTACTACCACAACTACTACTGATACAGGAACTACAGGCAATAAGCCAAGAGAACAATTAGCTCAAAATTTTGTGGATGCCTTGGCTGCTCAAGATGAAAAACTTTTAATTTCTGCTATAGAAGGCGGCAGTCCTCAAGTTAAAGCTATGTGTTTCAAAGCTTTAAGTGAAAAAGGTGCTAGTTCTGAAAATTTATTAGCAGCAATTAACAGATATGTAAGCTATGGTTTAAATGCACCATCTAGCCAGAACTCTGATTCTATGGTTCGTTATCAAGCTTTACAAGCTGCTAAATCAGCTAAATCAGAAACTTCTGTAGAATATATATCACAAATGTTATATTCTGAACAGGAAACTTCTAATATTATAGCTGCTGCTCAAGCTTTAGGAGAAATAGGAAGTTCTAAAGGTGTAGCTGCTTTACTTTTCCAATTAAGATTGGCTAAAACTCAAGCTATAGTTTATGAAGTTGTTGTTGCTTTAGGTAAAATAGGTGATCAGGCTGCTTTAAGCGATTTGATAGATTTGGCTCAAAATGACCAATATTTTATCGTTGTTAGACAAGCTGCTGTTGATGCTATAAAAAATATCAAACCTTCAACAGGTGGCGGAAACACAACTACTACTGATACTGCAGCTCAGTAATATTAGTAAATAAAAACATTAATTTAATTTTGAATAAAAAAAGTCTGTCTAATTTAGGCAGACTTTTTTATTTGTTTTTTATAAAATAAATAAAAAATAATTATTTCTAAAAATAGAATATATATTATTATTTTTTTTATTACTGAAAAAATATTATTTTGCGATAATATAATAATTAACAAATATATTGATAAATTAGAGTTTTGCTGTATAATACAGCATTCTTTTATTGTAATAAATATTTAAAGGATTTTTAATGATAAAAGTTGATAATATAGTTAAATATTATGGAGAACATATAGCATTAAAAGGGGTATCCTATACTATAAATAAGGGAGAAATAGTAGGATTTTTAGGGCCTAATGGAGCTGGTAAAAGCACTATGATGCGTATAATTACAGGTTATCTTCCAGCTACAAGCGGATACGTTTATTTAGATGATTATGAAGTTTATGATAACCCTATAGAAATTAAAAAAAGAATAGGTTATATGCCTGAAAATGTTTCGCTATATACTGAAATGACAGTTATAGATTATCTTAGATTCTGTGCCAAACTTAAAGGCATACCAAGGAAACATATAAAGACTGCATTAGAAAATACTATAGAAATAACAGGACTTACAAAATACAGAAATAGAATAATAGGACATTTATCAAAAGGTTATAAACAGCGTACAGGAATAGCACAGGCAATAATACATGATCCTGAAGTTTTAATATTAGATGAACCTACAAGCGGTTTGGATCCTAATCAGTTAATAGAAGTAAGATCATTAATAAAAAGTTTAGGCGGAACAAGAACTGTTATACTTTCTACCCATATATTGAGCGAAGTAGAAGATACTTGTGAAAGAGCTTTAATTATAGATAGCGGAGAATTAATAGCTGAAGATACTATTGAAGGTTTGAAAATGGCTATGGACAGAGAAATATTAGGCGGTAATATAGAACTTAAAGTAGCAGGAAGATATAATGATGCTCTTTTATGTGTTAGAGAAGTTAATGGAGTTGTGCAGGCAGAAGCTAATTCTTATGGTGATATTCTTATTGAGTGTGAGAGAGGAAATGATTCAAGAGCGGCAATAGTTAAGCATTTGGTTAATAATAATTTTGATGTTTTAGAGATAAGAGCTAAAGAAAGGTCATTAGAAGAGGTATTCATTTACTTTACTGATAAAAAGAAAAATGAAGATTTTGATAAATCTAAATATATCAGAGATGCCGTTTTGAGTGCAGAAAATAATGAAGAATAAATATAAAAATAAACAATTAATAAGAGGTTAATATAAATGAGAAATATATATGTTGTATTTTCAAGAGAAATTCAATCCTTTTATGTATCGCCATTATATTATATATTAGGATTTATATATCTTGCTTTGACAGGATACTTTTTTACTATAGAAATTTATTATAGCAGATTGGCTGTTATGGAAAACACTATGTATAATATTGGATTTTTTACAATATTATTTCTTTCTATTCTCTGTATGAAGCTTATAGCAGAGGAAAGAGCTTCAGGAACTTTTGAACTTATAATGACAGCGCCTATTACTTCACTTCAGTATGTTTTAGGTAAATATTTATCTGTATTGGTTGTATATGCTTCACTTCTTGTTATGACTTTTGTTTATCCTATACTTCTTATGGTATTTGGTAAACCTGATATAGGTGTAATATTCAGCGGATATTTAGGATTATTTCTTTTAGGTACTGCTATACTTGGATTAGGACTTATAGCAACAAGCATATCTAAAAGTCAGTTAGTAGCTGCTATTTTGGGCGTATCTATGGGTATATTTGCCTATATAATAAATTGGCTTAGTGAAATGTTTACAGGGGCAAGCAAGATATTGAATGCTATTTCTATAACTACATACTTTTCTGATTTTACTAAAGGTATGATAGATATACAGAATGTTATATTCTTTTTAATTTGGGCTGTTGCATGCATATCAATATCTACTATGTTTGTAGAATCTTATAAATGGCAATAATTTTATTAAAAGGGCTTTATCAAAATGGCTGATATAGTTGAGTATGTAAAAAACAATGATATAGATAATGTTAAGAAATGTTTAGAGTCTGATAATACTTTGGCGGATGCCAGAGATGAAGAATCTAAATTTACATTACTTATGATTTGTGCTAAGAAAGGTTATTTTGATATAGCCAAACTTTTAGTAGAAGAAGGTGCCAATTTAAATGCTAGAAGCAGAACTGGAATAACAGCTTTAATGTTTGCCTGTGCTGAGAAGCAAGTTAAAATAGCCGAGTATTTAATAGACAGCGGTGCTGATGTTAATTTAAAAGATAGACCATTATTTTCTGCTTTGCTTTATGCAGTACTTACAAAAGAGTACAATATAATAAAAGCATTAGTTGAAGCTGGTGCTGATGTTAATGTTAAAAATTTTAAACTTGTAACACCTTTAATGTTTGCTGCTGGAATAAATGATATAGAAACGATGAAATTATTAATAGAAAATGGTGCTGATATAGAGCATAAAAATAAAGATGGTGAAAGAGCTTTAGAATTTGCTATTCGTAAAGAGCAGAAAGAAGCAGCAGATTATTTAAAAACTGTTTCTAAATAATTTAAAAGGTATATTTCTATTACTTATAAAAATACAAATAATAGAAATAATTATACTTTCTAATATTAAAGAAAAAGTAAATATTATATTTCCAAGATACACTTGATTATCTTTATCCATAAATGTATTTAAATCTGTTCCATAAGTATTTATTCTATATAAAAGACTAATAAGAAAATAAGCACTAATTATTATATTAATAGATACAAATAAAATTATATGAAGTTTATCTAATAGTTTTTTGTCTATATTGAAGAATTTAATCAAAAAAACATTTATTATTTTTACAAAATAATATAAAAGAATAAAGAATAATAAAATTACCAAACTTTGTGCTATTAGTATGGGCTAAACATTATTAATTCAAATATAGCTGTATTCATATTTTTATTATACCTTGTATGTGTATTTTGTCAATTATAAAATATTTAACATAATTCTATATAATCCGTTATATATATTTGTAAATTTATTACGGATATTGTTATGCAAAAATATTTAATTTTAATATTTATAATATTAAGCAGTTTTTTATATTCAGAGTATATAGGAAATGTCAATGAATATGATATTAATAAAGATGAAGATAAAATTTTTATATATGTTCAGCAAGGTAATTATGATGAAGTAAAAAAATTGTTAGATGATGGAGCTGATCCTAATATATTAGATAGTCATAAAATATCACCTTTAATGATTGCTTCTTTTAATGGATTTATAGATATAGTTAATATACTTATAGAAAATGATGCTGATGTGAATATAGTTAATGATTTTGGATATAGTTCTGTTATGGCTGCTGCCGCTGCAGGGAATTATGATATTTTTAATATATTACTAAACAATGGTGCGGATGTAAAACAAATTAATAATGATGGAAATAATCTATTAATAGAGGCATGTTTTTCAAAAAATATTGATATATTAAAAAAGATATTAGAACTTAATATAGATATAAATCATCAAAATGATATG
It contains:
- a CDS encoding ABC transporter permease, producing the protein MRNIYVVFSREIQSFYVSPLYYILGFIYLALTGYFFTIEIYYSRLAVMENTMYNIGFFTILFLSILCMKLIAEERASGTFELIMTAPITSLQYVLGKYLSVLVVYASLLVMTFVYPILLMVFGKPDIGVIFSGYLGLFLLGTAILGLGLIATSISKSQLVAAILGVSMGIFAYIINWLSEMFTGASKILNAISITTYFSDFTKGMIDIQNVIFFLIWAVACISISTMFVESYKWQ
- a CDS encoding HEAT repeat domain-containing protein translates to MLKKIFIVTLMFAFSLSSVFAQDTTTTTTTDTGTTGNKPREQLAQNFVDALAAQDEKLLISAIEGGSPQVKAMCFKALSEKGASSENLLAAINRYVSYGLNAPSSQNSDSMVRYQALQAAKSAKSETSVEYISQMLYSEQETSNIIAAAQALGEIGSSKGVAALLFQLRLAKTQAIVYEVVVALGKIGDQAALSDLIDLAQNDQYFIVVRQAAVDAIKNIKPSTGGGNTTTTDTAAQ
- a CDS encoding ankyrin repeat domain-containing protein; this encodes MQKYLILIFIILSSFLYSEYIGNVNEYDINKDEDKIFIYVQQGNYDEVKKLLDDGADPNILDSHKISPLMIASFNGFIDIVNILIENDADVNIVNDFGYSSVMAAAAAGNYDIFNILLNNGADVKQINNDGNNLLIEACFSKNIDILKKILELNIDINHQNDMGYTALIQAVINDYKDAISILLDNDADINISSNDGKNALMFAIIRENIDIIDILLKNSPNINYEDNDSNTALDYAYDTGNEKIINMIKEYYENNKI
- a CDS encoding ankyrin repeat domain-containing protein; the protein is MADIVEYVKNNDIDNVKKCLESDNTLADARDEESKFTLLMICAKKGYFDIAKLLVEEGANLNARSRTGITALMFACAEKQVKIAEYLIDSGADVNLKDRPLFSALLYAVLTKEYNIIKALVEAGADVNVKNFKLVTPLMFAAGINDIETMKLLIENGADIEHKNKDGERALEFAIRKEQKEAADYLKTVSK
- a CDS encoding ABC transporter ATP-binding protein: MIKVDNIVKYYGEHIALKGVSYTINKGEIVGFLGPNGAGKSTMMRIITGYLPATSGYVYLDDYEVYDNPIEIKKRIGYMPENVSLYTEMTVIDYLRFCAKLKGIPRKHIKTALENTIEITGLTKYRNRIIGHLSKGYKQRTGIAQAIIHDPEVLILDEPTSGLDPNQLIEVRSLIKSLGGTRTVILSTHILSEVEDTCERALIIDSGELIAEDTIEGLKMAMDREILGGNIELKVAGRYNDALLCVREVNGVVQAEANSYGDILIECERGNDSRAAIVKHLVNNNFDVLEIRAKERSLEEVFIYFTDKKKNEDFDKSKYIRDAVLSAENNEE